CCGGCGAGACGGCTTCGTCGCCGGATTCGAATCCAATCGACAAAGTCGGTCTGAAGCCGGGTGTCGGAGGATCGCGAGAATAAGCAACCGTGTCGGTAATCTTCAGTCGACACGTAAACCGCATCCACGGCAAGGAGCTGCATGCCGGCGGCAGATTAAACGGTTCGAACTACGCAACGTCGAGTCGGGATGTCTGTTCGACTTACGACCGATTCTCGCTCTCCGAAGTTATTTCGCTGCCGGCTTCACGTCACGAACGTATTCGTGGCAGGTGATGCAAGTCGACGTCAAATGTTGATAGGTGTAGAGAGCCCCCTCGGCGTTTTTCTCCTTGGCGAGCCGCACGAGTTTCTCCGAGAGGCGATGGAACTCGGCGCTGTAGTGATCGTAGACGGCATCACGTTTCGCGGTGTGCCATTCATCGATGTCCCGGAGTTGACGTGCGCCTCGATCGATCAAGTCGAAGTCGCCGTACATCAAACCTTCCAACGTCTGTTGAGAGGCGGCGAGCTTGGCGCGCATGAGAATCGCGTCGCGTTTCTCCTCGCGACTCGGATCGGCGGCTCGCGTGCTCAGAGAGTCGATCAGAATCCCTACGATCAGGAAGCAGGCCAGAGTGAATGCAACGTTCTTCATGACTCAAGTTCCTCTTATGTGATAATTGCCGACATGTGCTTTCGTTAGCGATTCCGATTCTGCGAATACCCGACGATGTCGTCGATCGTTCGCAACTTTCCGTAATCGGATTCCGGAACGTCGATCCCGAGCTTCTTATTCAATCCGATGAGGAGTTGCAGAAAATCGTAGGAGTCGATCTCCAGCGCTTCGCGAAGATGATCGGTCGGCTTCAAGCTCGCAGAATCGACATCGGGTGCGATTCGGCGAAGTTCACCGATCACGACGTCTCGAATTTCAGCATCGGTTCGACTCATAGCTGCTCCGGACTTCGTAAACGACGGTCGAGCGCATCGAGAAACTTGGCGCCGATCCGGCCATCGGTCGCGCGGTGGTCGGCGGCGAGCGTGACATTCAACAACGAACGGACGCAAACGGAGTCGTTTTCGACCCAAGGCCGTTTCACGATCTTGCCTAACCCGACGATCGCCAACTGCGGTGGATAGATGACGCCGTAAACGGTCTCGACGCCGAGGTCTCCGAGGTTCGTGAGCGTCACCGTGGCGTCGGTCATCTCCGAACTGCGGAGTCGACCTGCCCGAGCGCGCGGGATCAGGTCATGAATTTCCTTCATTAACTCATCGAGCGACTTGCGATCCGTATCGTGAATCGCCGGTGCGACGAGTCCCCCGCCTCTCATCGCGATGGCCAGCCCGACATGGATCCGCTCGGAGAGCCGCACTCGTCCATCGATCCACGAGCCGTTCAACTCCGGGACGTCGCGCAGCGTGAGAGCCAGCGCTTTCAAGAGCAGCACGGCGGGCAGAATACGATTGGGGAGCGTTCTCTTAAGGTTCTCCGCCTCGAGCCGTGCCAAGGCCTGAGTCATGTCGATCGTCGTTTGCAGATAGTAGTGCGGAATCTCCTGTTTCGATTTCGACATCGCGGCCGCGATCGCGCGCCGCATTCGGTCTCGACCATCCTCCGGCTGTGCGAGAGTTGCATCGAGCGCCGTCGTCGCGGGGACGACGTTTTTCGCTTGCTCGACGTCATTTGCTTCGATGACTCCGCCGGCGCCGGTCCCCTTAACACGTCCGAGGTCGACGCCGAGTTCGGCCGCTCGCTTTCGGGCCAGCGGCGTCGCCTTCACTCGGTCCGGTCCAGGAGAACGGATGTTCGACGTCGATGTGATGGGCGACGGCGGTTGCGCTGAAAGCGCACCGATGTCGGGCTGTTGCGGAAGCGGCCTGACGGATGACGCGGTATCCGTCGCGCCGTCGATCACCGCCATTAAGGCACCGACCGCGAGTTTTTCTCCCGGCGCGGCGACGATCTTCTCGACGACTCCCGCATCGAAGCATTCGACGTCGATGACCCCCTTATCGGTTTCGACTTCCGCGACGACTTGGCCGCGCGCGACCGTATCGCCCGGTTTGATTTTCCACGCGACCAGGGTTCCCGCGGTCATGTCGGCGCCGAGGCTTGGCATGAGAAACTCAGCCATGTTTGTGAACCATCCCTTTGACCGCTTCGATGATGGTCGCCGCCTGCGGTAAAGCCTCGTGCTCGAGATGCTTGGCATACGGCATCGGCACTTCGGCTCCGCACAGCCGCACCACCGGACCGTCGAGGTCGTAAAAAGCCTGCTCCATGATTCGGGCCGCGATCTCCGCCGAGATGCCACCGCTGCGCCACCCGTCGTCGACGACCAGCGCGCGATGCGTCTTGGCGACCGACTTCATGATCGTGGCGTCGTCGAGCGGGCGCAACACCCGGAGATCGACGACTTCGACCTCGATCCCCTCGGCTGCGAGTGCCGTGGCCGCCTCAAGCGATTTATAAAGCCCGGCGCCGTACGTCACGATCGTCGCATCGGCACCGGTGCGGCGGACTTGAGCGTGAGCGATATCGAACGGCTCCGAACCGTCGGACATCGTTCCTTCGAGGTTGTACAAAGTCTGATTCTCGAAGATCAGTACCGGATCGGATTCCTGGAGCGCCGCGCCGAGCATTCGGCGTGCGTCGTCGATCGTCGCCGGTGCGAGAATAATGAGACCCGGGATGTGTGCGTACCAACCTTCGAGACTGTGCGAGTGTTGCGCGGCGAGCTGTTTGCCGCCGCCGGTCGCCATACGAATCACCAACGGCACGTTGAACTGACCGCCCGACA
This sequence is a window from Planctomycetia bacterium. Protein-coding genes within it:
- a CDS encoding alpha-ketoacid dehydrogenase subunit beta, which translates into the protein MNATIAAAAITYREAVREALREALQADPRVFLMGEDVGRYGGCYAVSRGLLEEFGPERIRDTPLAEAGFVGAGIGAALGGMRPIVEIMTVNFSLLALDQIMNTAATLLHMSGGQFNVPLVIRMATGGGKQLAAQHSHSLEGWYAHIPGLIILAPATIDDARRMLGAALQESDPVLIFENQTLYNLEGTMSDGSEPFDIAHAQVRRTGADATIVTYGAGLYKSLEAATALAAEGIEVEVVDLRVLRPLDDATIMKSVAKTHRALVVDDGWRSGGISAEIAARIMEQAFYDLDGPVVRLCGAEVPMPYAKHLEHEALPQAATIIEAVKGMVHKHG
- a CDS encoding 2-oxo acid dehydrogenase subunit E2, whose protein sequence is MAEFLMPSLGADMTAGTLVAWKIKPGDTVARGQVVAEVETDKGVIDVECFDAGVVEKIVAAPGEKLAVGALMAVIDGATDTASSVRPLPQQPDIGALSAQPPSPITSTSNIRSPGPDRVKATPLARKRAAELGVDLGRVKGTGAGGVIEANDVEQAKNVVPATTALDATLAQPEDGRDRMRRAIAAAMSKSKQEIPHYYLQTTIDMTQALARLEAENLKRTLPNRILPAVLLLKALALTLRDVPELNGSWIDGRVRLSERIHVGLAIAMRGGGLVAPAIHDTDRKSLDELMKEIHDLIPRARAGRLRSSEMTDATVTLTNLGDLGVETVYGVIYPPQLAIVGLGKIVKRPWVENDSVCVRSLLNVTLAADHRATDGRIGAKFLDALDRRLRSPEQL
- a CDS encoding acyl carrier protein, whose amino-acid sequence is MSRTDAEIRDVVIGELRRIAPDVDSASLKPTDHLREALEIDSYDFLQLLIGLNKKLGIDVPESDYGKLRTIDDIVGYSQNRNR